From a region of the Helianthus annuus cultivar XRQ/B chromosome 5, HanXRQr2.0-SUNRISE, whole genome shotgun sequence genome:
- the LOC110939883 gene encoding 11 kDa late embryogenesis abundant protein-like: MQTAKNAAASVKETAANIGASAKSGMEKTKATLQEKGERLTAHDPTQKEMATERKEAKINQAEYEKQVALDQNATQRQATEAGGTNTYSTTGAAGNPMGSHQMSALPGHGTGEPAGQVVEGVVRSHPIGTDTRTRTGPGTTLAGHNTKTGGGAGGYSTGGAYR; encoded by the exons ATGCAGACAGCCAAAAATGCAGCAGCGTCCGTCAAGGAAACCGCCGCGAACATAGGTGCCTCCGCCAAGTCCGGTATGGAAAAGACCAAAGCCACCCTACAAGAAAAG GGCGAGAGATTGACTGCACATGACCCGACTCAAAAAGAAATGGCGACGGAGAGAAAGGAGGCGAAAATAAACCAAGCGGAGTACGAGAAGCAGGTGGCTCTAGACCAAAACGCCACACAGAGACAGGCCACCGAAGCCGGTGGTACGAACACGTACTCGACCACCGGAGCCGCTGGTAATCCAATGGGGAGCCACCAGATGTCAGCCTTGCCCGGTCATGGAACCGGGGAACCGGCTGGACAAGTAGTGGAAGGGGTTGTTAGGTCTCACCCCATTGGAACCGATACCCGTACCAGGACGGGTCCTGGTACAACTTTGGCTGGACATAACACGAAAACCGGTGGAGGTGCGGGTGGATATAGCACTGGCGGAGCATATCGTTGA
- the LOC110939884 gene encoding heme oxygenase 1, chloroplastic, translated as MVVTAATGAAPERFNKRQTGGFVDEMRSVAMKLHSKDQSKEGEKETQGKPWPKWEPTIDGYLKFLVDSKLVYDTLDKILLKADFPEYAEFRNTGLERAGNLAKDLNWFKEQGHVIPEPLSPGLDYSVYVEELSKNDPQAFICHFYNTYFAHTAGGRMIGKKVAAKILNGKELEFYKWDGDLSQLLQNVREKLNKVAENWTRDEKNRCLQETEKSFKFNGEILHLIVA; from the exons ATGGTGGTAACGGCGGCAACCGGAGCGGCACCGGAGAGGTTTAATAAGAGGCAAACCGGTGGGTTTGTGGATGAGATGAGGTCTGTAGCTATGAAACTGCATAGCAAAGATCAATCTAAGGAAGGTGAAAAGGAAACTCAAGGAAAACCATGGCCTAAATGGGAACCCACCATTGATGGTTATTTGAAGTTCTTGGTCGATAGTAAATTGGTTTATGATACCCTTGACAAGATTCTTCTTAAGGCTGATTTCCCTGAAT ATGCCGAGTTTAGGAACACAGGGCTGGAAAGGGCCGGAAATCTGGCAAAAGATTTGAACTGGTTCAAAGAACAAGGTCATGTGATCCCTGAACCTTTGTCACCTGGGCTGGACTACTCTGTTTATGTTGAAGAACTATCAAAGAATGACCCACAAGCTTTTATTTGCCACTTTTATAATACATATTTTGCACATACTGCTGGTGGTCGGATGATTGGGAAAAAG GTTGCTGCAAAGATCTTAAATGGTAAGGAACTGGAATTCTACAAGTGGGATGGTGATCTTTCCCAACTACTGCAAAATGTGAGGGAGAAGCTGAACAAAGTTGCTGAG AACTGGACAAGAGATGAGAAGAACCGTTGTCTTCAAGAAACCGAGAAATCGTTCAAATTTAACGGTGAGATTCTTCATCTGATCGTGGCGTGA